A window of Plasmodium malariae genome assembly, chromosome: 5 contains these coding sequences:
- the PmUG01_05014200 gene encoding Plasmodium exported protein, unknown function → MAQTIKFLSFNKIFSFVLLIWIWKYSFEETTSGILSYKKINLNTLDVRIRRLLSEETNLNGQQRQTYLRERRRNTIGEGEYPFKYGLNTSLENYSKKKQCKKNVNDEVQNSSNSLYSRYSFQKSQGSINYIDHNSTDSVSFEEVLRRKYYIPEKKSRKSSIKQYLKEVDKKLDRYTINILRYKLGFDYRGLELMPFLHMFRRK, encoded by the exons ATGGCACaaacaattaaatttttgtcttttaataaaattttttcatttgtccTATTAATATGGATATGGAAATACTCCTTTGAA GAAACTACCTCAGGAATATTAAGTTATAAGAAAATCAATCTAAATACATTAGATGTAAGGATAAGAAGATTATTAAGTGAAGAAACAAATTTAAATGGCCAACAGAGACAAACATATTTAAGGGAAAGAAGAAGAAACACAATAGGTGAAGGAGAATATCCGTTTAAATATGGATTAAATACATCGTTAGAAAAttatagcaaaaaaaaacagtgtaaaaaaaatgtgaatgATGAAGTTCAAAATTCATCtaattcattatattctAGATATAGTTTCCAAAAATCCCAAGGttcaataaattatattgatCATAATAGTACAGATTCAGTAAGCTTTGAAGAAGTACTTcgaagaaaatattatattccagaaaaaaaaagtagaaaatCATCCATAAAACAATATTTGAAGGAAGtagataaaaaattagatagatatacaataaatatattacggTATAAGTTAGGTTTTGATTATAGGGGTTTGGAGTTGATGCCTTTTCTTCATATGTTTAGAAGAAAATag